The Ziziphus jujuba cultivar Dongzao chromosome 7, ASM3175591v1 genome includes a region encoding these proteins:
- the LOC107435684 gene encoding pentatricopeptide repeat-containing protein At2g45350, chloroplastic gives MILCVNANQPWNSILQTLGLLKKCKTLNDVSQIHARLITTGFIKNNSLTTKIILSFVSSPYTPVVEFARYLFFTQHAFRRRRKEEDPFLWNAVIKSHSHGCDPKQALVIFCLMLELGVRVDKFSLSLVLKACGRMGLVKEGLQIHGLLRKMEIGKHLYLQNSLIGWYQRCGYVEFSRQVFDRMPRRDSVSYNSMIDGYVKCGMVDLARELFDSMPEEEKNSISWNSMISGHAQSENELKSAWELFEAAPERDLVSWNTMIDGCVKHGKLEDAHNLFNRMPKRDVISWANMIDGYAKLGSIDVARGFFDEMPDRDVVAYNAMIAGYVQNGNYTEALGIFEHMLKSEISPDTATLLTVLSAVAQLGHLENGVAIHCYLEENGFPVGGKLGVALIDMYAKCGSLENAEIVFENIEEERSVDHWNAMIGGLAIHGLGELAFGLLLDMERLCVEPDDITFIGVLNACGHVGLVKEGLICFELMRRVHKLEPKMQHYGCVVDILGRAGLIEEARRFINGMPIEPNDVVWRTLLGACKNYEKFSIGEPVAKNLIRQDSCNSSAYVLLSNMYAGLSMWDDVRKVRMKMREKNIKKFPGCSWIEHEGIVHEFFVRDNSHPQVREMHSMLNGLWTPNSEVSDSRVYG, from the coding sequence ATGATTCTTTGCGTAAACGCAAACCAGCCATGGAACTCGATCCTCCAAACTCTCGGGCTTCTCAAAAAGTGCAAGACTCTAAACGACGTCAGTCAAATTCATGCGAGACTAATAACAACTGGGTTCATCAAGAACAATTCTTTGACCACCAAAATCATCCTCAGCTTCGTTTCTTCGCCTTATACACCTGTTGTTGAATTTGCTCGCTACCTGTTTTTTACACAGCATGCTTTTCGAAGGCGTCGAAAAGAAGAAGACCCATTTCTTTGGAATGCTGTGATCAAGTCCCATTCCCATGGTTGTGACCCAAAGCAAGCTTTGGTTATATTCTGTTTGATGCTTGAACTTGGGGTTCGCGTGGATAAGTTTTCGCTCTCGTTGGTTCTGAAAGCTTGCGGTCGAATGGGTTTAGTGAAGGAAGGATTACAGATTCATGGGTTGTTAAGGAAAATGGAAATTGGGAAGCATTTATATTTACAGAATAGTTTGATTGGGTGGTATCAAAGATGTGGGTATGTTGAATTTTCCAGGCAAGTGTTTGATAGAATGCCTAGGCGGGACTCTGTTTCTTACAACTCAATGATTGATGGGTATGTTAAGTGTGGAATGGTTGACTTGGCGCGTGAATTGTTTGACTCCATGCCGGAGGAGGAGAAGAATTCGATTTCTTGGAATTCAATGATTAGCGGGCATGCGCAGTCTGAGAATGAGCTCAAGTCTGCTTGGGAATTGTTCGAGGCAGCTCCTGAAAGAGACTTAGTTTCATGGAACACGATGATTGATGGGTGTGTAAAGCACGGGAAGTTAGAAGATGCCCATAATTTGTTTAATAGGATGCCAAAAAGGGATGTGATCAGTTGGGCTAACATGATCGATGGGTATGCAAAATTAGGTAGCATTGATGTAGCTAGGGGCTTCTTTGATGAAATGCCGGATAGAGATGTGGTTGCCTATAATGCCATGATTGCTGGCTATGTTCAGAATGGAAATTACACAGAAGCTTTAGGAATCTTCGAGCATATGCTAAAAAGTGAAATTTCACCTGACACTGCCACACTGTTGACTGTGCTTTCAGCTGTTGCCCAATTGGGACACCTTGAGAATGGGGTTGCTATACATTGCTATCTAGAGGAAAATGGGTTTCCTGTGGGTGGGAAACTTGGTGTCGCACTTATTGATATGTATGCCAAATGTGGCAGTTTAGAGAATGCTGAgattgtatttgaaaatatagAGGAAGAAAGAAGTGTTGATCACTGGAATGCTATGATTGGCGGGCTGGCAATCCACGGTTTGGGTGAACTGGCTTTTGGTTTGCTCCTGGATATGGAGAGACTTTGCGTAGAGCCAGATGATATCACATTCATTGGAGTGCTTAATGCTTGTGGCCATGTTGGTTTGGTTAAGGAAGGTCTAATATGTTTTGAGCTCATGCGAAGAGTTCACAAGTTGGAGCCAAAAATGCAACACTATGGATGTGTTGTTGATATCCTTGGCCGTGCTGGGCTAATAGAAGAAGCCAGAAGATTTATCAATGGAATGCCTATTGAGCCAAATGATGTTGTTTGGAGGACTTTGCTGGGTGCCTGTAAGAATTATGAAAAATTCAGCATCGGAGAGCCGGTAGCCAAGAATCTCATTAGACAGGATTCTTGTAATTCGAGTGCTTATGTGCTTCTGTCTAATATGTATGCTGGCTTAAGCATGTGGGATGATGTTCGAAAGGTTAGGATGAAGATGAGAGAAAAGAACATAAAGAAATTTCCTGGTTGCAGTTGGATTGAACACGAGGGAATTGTTCATGAGTTTTTTGTGCGAGACAACTCTCATCCCCAAGTTAGGGAGATGCATTCCATGCTGAACGGCCTTTGGACGCCCAATTCTGAGGTCAGCGACTCTAGAGTTTATGGTTGA